Genomic DNA from Larus michahellis chromosome 3, bLarMic1.1, whole genome shotgun sequence:
tccagcctccctcttcCAGGGGAGGGGTCCAGTTTCAGCTCTGAATCCAGTGTTCATGTTTGCAGAGCTTGTGCAGGACCAGAGCTCAGCTTGATCTTGATCTGGCTAATTGGGGTTTCAGAAACATAGTTCAAAAGCAGCATGCCACAGCATTGGCAGAGGCTATGTGGGGAAGGTACAACAGGCCCCCCTAGCCATTTGGCCAAAGGAGGACAGAGAGAGGATGCTCACATTGATCTGGGACATAAGGAGGTGCTCTCTGCACAGAACAGAGGAGCTGCAGAACTACTGAGGGAGAGGCAGGCTAGAAAGAAGTGAGTGATCTGGGCAACCTTATGGCTTGCCCACCTTTCCAAACCTTTGTATGCTTAACCAAACCTTCTGAAGTTTGTCCTGACTCCACAGATCAGCTTCTCTGAACACGGGCATTGGATTGGAGGGGAGAGTGGAAGAAAAACCATTCTTTATTCCTGAGATGTACAGGCAGATCTTTTGTAGTCACATGTGTGCCAGGGGCAGGTTTTTGGAGAGCTGAGTGATCTTTTAGTATTTCTTAATCTTAGAAGCAGAAATGGATGGAACATAGACAGCATCAGCAGAGGCACTCAGACACAGACATTCCAAGTAGAGCTTTGGAGGAACTGACCCTGGGCCTGAAGTGACTCCTGCAGTTTATTTAGTAGCTGTTGTGCTCTAGGTGCAAGGGCAATTCTGTCTTTTCAGGGCTGTTCCCAGCTGCACCTCTGGGACCAGAGGTGTGGCTGTGGCCCGCAGGTGGCCCTTCCCCTGGAGCAGCTCCAAGTGTTCCCGACAAACGAAACCTCAAACAAATGCTGACGTCCTAAGACGTGGCATGTTTCTAGATAGGAGGCACGGCAATGTATGCGTACGTGGCTGTTGGCTTGAGGGAAGCTCTGTAAGCCTAATCATTTAACTTGAGCTTTTGTAGGCAAGTAGTAGAGTTAATTGCTATCTTTGGCATGTGCATCAGCAGCCTTTAGCTGAGCTCTCTGGTATGGGCATAGCTTTTTATTTCCCACACTGAATATGTTGGCACCCAGTATGTTTACCATTTTAATGACCCAACTTCATAGTTTTGCTGATAGTCACCTCGTGTGTAAGATCCTACTCTTCCATCCCATTCTCTGCTCCAGTGACGTTatactgcttctttttctttcctccatttgTTGTCCCTTCAGCAGTGACTTTAGTTTTAGGTCtttgcctgccttcctccccgATGGACTAAAACTCCCTACCAGTGTCTTGTCCTGATAGCTTCTGCCAGCATTACTGCTTCCCACTTGGCTTTCCTTTGGCACTCTCCTAGCTGCTGTGTCTTTGAGGGCCTAGGTGAACAGAGCTTTTTCAGTTTGACTGCTTGCCATCCACCAAGCAAGAGTGTTACAGAGGCCTTCCATATTTGCGTAACTTGAGTGCGTGGTGAATAAGGCACTACCCCTCAGTAGGAGCAGCATATTCATTAGAAGAATGTTGTCTCCAGGACAGAAGCTGGCATATTTTTCAAGACTTTTTGTTTGTACTTAATGACAGGCAATGTTTCTTTATACAGGTATGTACCTATTGGCATTATGTTCCTTGTTGGGAGCAAGATTGTGGAAATGGAAGATATTGTGCTTCTAGTGACCAGTCTGGGAAAATACATCTTCGCCTCTATTCTGGGACACTTCATCCATGGAGGAATCATTCTGCCACTTATTTATTTTGCAGCCACACGTCAAAATCCATATCGTTTTCTCTTAGGACTTATCACACCATTTGCCACTGCTTTTGCCACTTGTTCCAGGTgagtttctgttcttcttttggtATTATAGCCTGGTTGTATTTGTCACTGTAAACTGGTTATATCCTAGCACCAAGCTGTGTTGAGTTTTAGGTGTGAATATTGTTCCTGAGATTGCAGAAAGAGACTTTTGAGCATAGAGTCTCACTACTGTCAGCAGCCTGACACACAGCACATACTGATAATTAGCTGTTGAAAACAGTTCCTCAAAATATTGGGACTGTAGCATGATGCTGAgttggaaattattatttttttttaaaaaaaagtgaaagtacTTGCCTTAAAAAGATCCTGTCAGGTGTCCTTTCAATTTGAAGTAAAATGAGGGTCAGTAGCGAGGGACTTTGTCCTTAGAAGTTTCATTCTCCAAGTTCAGAAGGATCTGGAACAAGTTTAGACTAATTTTGCAGGAGCAAAGCAGGCTTACTAGCTAGCGTAAAGGGACTTAATATTATTGATTTCAAAGATCTGGCCTGATCAGTTTTTATTTGTCATAACCTAACTATCAAGCATGTAATTTATGCTTTTCTCAAGGGGCAAGGACCTGATCAAATGTTGTAACTATATAAAATCATTTCAGGTCATCCCCAAAAGTAGATGCATGTCTGTCACAGGAGCTGAAGTACATGAAGGAGAGAGTTTATGAATAAAACCATGTAATTTATAATTCAAGAAATAAATccaacagtgattttttttattatttttatttattatttttctgttcatttgagAAGGTACAACATTAACAGAGATTGCTGTTGCATCGATTGTGTTTATATGGGGATCTATTGGTGTATTTTTGTGGCTTGAGACTTGATCATTCCACAGCCCTGTTAGGCTGCATACTGTGTTAAGTCATGAGTTGTTTTGAGAGATTAGAGTCCTTAGCTATTTCTGGATGGAAGCAGATTATTAAATACTGCTGCTCAAGCCCAACAAGGAGGGTCCCTCATTGCTATCGTGACAGAGAGAGATTATAAAATGGCATCGTTGTCTTGACAGTCCTGTCTGCAGCACATTAGAAACATGAAAGCCATGAGATGTTGACTTTCCATTCAGTGCGCTCTGATGCTTTGTGTTTGACTTTTCCCTGTTCCCTGTTTCTAGCTCAGCCACTCTCCCATCAATGATCAAGTGTATTGAGGAGAATAATGGAGTCGACAAGAGGATCAGCAGGTTTATCCTTCCTATCGGGGCGACTGTAAACATGGATGgagctgctgtttttcagtgcaTGGCAGCTGTGTTTATTGCTCAGCTGAACAATGTCGACCTCAACCCTGGGCAAATCTTTACAATTCTGTAAGTTGCTTGCTATTGCAACCACATCCTTCTGGCCCCCAGACACATTCAAGCCTGTGGTCTCTCTCTTAATAGCTAGCAGTTTGCATTCCACATCTCTGACCTAAAGCTTACAAACTGCTATGAAACATAATTATAGGGTGATTAAAGGATGGAGTCTTTCAAGCTTTGTCGGATTTGCCAGAATCTCGATTTAATAAAAGGTGGAACCTGGGAGGGGTAATTGAATTCCAAAACAGACTTTGAGCTGTTTAAAGCTCTTTCTCACATGAAATTCCTCTCCTTCCTTACACATCTCACTCCCCCACCCTCCACTCACCGTTAAGCTGGGTAATCGAGGCATGCTGATTTACCCAGCTAGCCATGATTCCCCCTCTGCATGTCTTAGAAaatccctctgccagctcctcagTTCCTTATGTATCAGTTTTATAATGAAGACTCTGCTCCTGCTTACCTCTGCCCTTCCTACCATCACGTTGCTGGCTTCCCAGGTCAGACTCATTATCATTTTCCTCCTGACTGCTTTGCTCCATTATCCCCTCTAACTCTCAGTCCTGCCTCCGTCTCTCTAGGACTCTCTCCCCTCTATCCCGGGAATATCCTCCCATGTCCCTTATCCCATGAAGTGTCattctctttatttccttccttaaaaTCCCTAAAGTGAGGATCCTGCAAGGAGTTCTAGCCCCTCACTGTCCGAAGAAGCCATAGCTGTATCTACCAGATGCCTCCTAGGAATGGTTCCTGGCATTTTTTTACCCTCTCTGGCcaggttttatttccttccttattGCATTTCCTAGTATATTGTTTGTCTACTTAAGGCAGGGCCGGGGCATTACTTTCTTTGCAGATGGCCGAATTAGCCTTTCAGGTACTCTTAGTGAATCAGGTGTTAACACAGGCCTGAGGATTATGTAGTGATAGCCTGAGGAAAATTCTGTTGTAGACGTCTGCACACGAAAAGGTGTTGTCCATGACTACAGCACATGCACAGCAGGTTTCCGGCTCCTGATTTGGTCTCTGTGTTTGAATGTAAAGGAGACACGGAGAAGGGACAGTACCCTGCATGGCAGGGTTTACCTTTACACATTTGGGACCAGGAGATGTAATGTACTTAGCATATTTGAACTGATACATGACTTGGAAATGGGTATATTAGTAAGGTAGCAGGATATAgttgtgttggttgtttttgtttttttctgaaaaggcaatTGTACTATTAAACACACAGCCATTGCCTTGGTAGCTGCTGTGGATGCCTGCTGAGCAAATGTGCTCTGTACCCATTACTTTGCATCAGCAGGCAAGAAAGGATTTGCCTGGGAAGCAAATGATCTGTGTGTCCCATGCTGTAGAGTTTGTTTACAATTCCCATAGCAGGGAAATGTGTGACGTAAGTGTAGGAGACGAGTGCTGCGGAGCTTCTGCTAACTGGGTACACAAATTGATTTGCAGTGTGACAGCTACCGCGTCCAGTGTGGGTGCAGCTGGGATTCCAGCCGGAGGAGTGCTCACCATCGCTATCATCTTGGAGGCCATTGGACTTCCGACCAACGATCTCTCCTTGATATTAGCAGTGGACTGGATTGTGTAAGTACTTTAGGCCACATGTATCTGTTGTTGCATGACATCTCGCACGTTCAGCTGGAAACATGGGACAGGGTAGTTAATGTAGCacaggataaaataaaaatgtagaagaTATGGCTGCCTATAGGACAGGTGACTCTTGACAGGTAATGGGAAAGGTGGTCCCTTCTCAATTAAAGCAGTTAGTGTGCTAAAATCCCTCTTCAGCTTTTTTACTCAGCCTTTATTGAAActtatttcttcctgatttcagtACTCTTTAGAAGGATTATTAAAAGTTTTTTCAGAAGGTTTTGATATTGCTGGAAATTAGTTGGACACTAGGAGGGAAGCGGGGGGAAAGGAAATTGAATCTGAATAGTGGTGGAAAGCTTTCTTGGCCACATGGGGGAAGCAGTCTTCATTAGAAGCTGTTGTCAGCCATTGTTTGAACTATTTTTGTAGTTCAGGTCTGGTCAAAGCACCAACACAGAGAGGTGCTGTCCATTGGCAGAGGAGGGACAACAGAGGATTTGTGGCCCTCATCACAGCTGTGAGCACTGTCATGTCTGGAACATTCTGCTGGGAGAACAAGTTTAGTACACAGTGTAACCACCTATCCTTTCCATCTTCTGGGAAAGAGATAAGAGGTCAGATCTTTGCTCAGctccttctcttctttccaaGAGCCGTTCCCCTCTTTGAAGTATGAGAGATTATCTCCTTGCCCAGCTCTGTTTGGAAGAGCTTATATCACCACTTAGTGTAGTTATGTCCTTGTTAAGGCCTAAATTTACCTTCTGTACCACATAAATTAGATTAAGGAAAGCCTagaaaatttgttttgctttaagttATCAGGGACTCAGCCACAAGTGCATGATAAGTGTAAATGCCACATGCAGGTCATTTCTTATAGCTTAGATGAGCCCCATGGAAAAGGGTGTCTCCGCTTTTCCTCGAACGAGCCTGGCTGGCTACTGTTCTTCAAATACTagaaaaacaaactggaaagagTTCTCTGAGCACTTATGAATTATAGCATGCTTGGAGTTTAAAGGCTAGTGAAGTAAGCATGATCTGGTAATTTAAAAGCATAATCTGCTTTTAAGCATCTGGTTGGAGTTGGGTAGTGGGCTGAAATGACTGGTCAGTATGGGTCAAGTGATCTGAAtccccttgggttttttttccagttggtggGTTTCTGGGCAGTTCCCTCTGCATTGCTTTCTGGAAACACCAGCCTCTCTGTATAGATGTATAGATTTCCACAGCAGATGTGGAAATTAGGATGCCTGAGGACACTCTTGAATTCCagaggctggggaaggctgcagcTGTATTACCTCCTTCCCTTCCGCTGTCTGTGGAGCGTAATCATATTCCTACGGCTTCATTAGGGCCATCAAACTCTTTCTTGCTGTCACCTCTTGGGAATCAGCAAAGCAGCGGCTAGCTCTTTGTATCCCGTCTTCCGCAGGGATTACAGCAGTAGCTGTGTTTTCCGCAAGCTGTACTTACAAGTGCCTGGAGGCAAGAATGAAAAGCCTGTCTTGTGCTGGCTGCCTTCCTTTCAAAATATGTAGCATCCCTCTGTGGTCAACACTGTTGTTGTAGTCAAGGAACTCAGCCTTATCGTAACAAAAagtgaaaggagagaggagactCCTGTGTCTTGTTTTAATGCCAGCCGTTTAATTACCAGAGAGGACCACAGTTGCAGGTTGAGCACATGTTGAAGTCAGACTGCAGAGTGACTAACAGAAGTCTCAAAAGGCACGTGAAAAAATTGTTCTTCTTTATGACCCATAAACTTCTTCTGTTAGACCCTGGGACACAGTAGTTTTGTGTTGTAGGACCAAAGATGAGACAGGTGTTACTTGCAAGATATCCAGAGAACATGGTCATTCTGCCTGCTTTTGGAAGGACCCCTTAAGTAGGTGTTTGGGTTAAGGTATGAGTCTCTATAGTTAGAGAGAGCTGGGTGGTCTGCGTAGGATTCACCTTCTGAATAAGCCCAAATTAAGTTCTTGCTatgaatttgcatttgaaaaatgttggcctagggaagggaaagaggaaggaggtggGCTGGGAAAAGAAGGATGCCTGAAAAAGAGTAGTACCATTGTTGCAACCCACTGAGAGACCAGAACCAGTTGAAAATAACATTTGGGCCGACCTTAAACCAGCTCCAGTGCACATTTTCGGTTCTGAAATGGTGATACTTCTGTGAAAAATACCGATGGTAACGTCTCCCTTGTCCAGCTCCACTGATGTCAGTGGATCAGCAGGGGTGAATCAGCTCCCCTTATTGTGTTGTAACTCTCTTAAGCTAAAAgcctgctgctttgttttttctttctgatctcgACCAGGGATCGAACCACCACAGTTGTGAATGTGGAAGGGGATGCCCTAGGAGCAGGCATCCTTAATTacctgaatgaaaaagaaaagaaagaaaaagagcaggagcTAAAGGAAGTCAACGTAGAAGCAGTCGCTAACAGCAAGTCTGAAGAGGAAACATCACCTTTGGTAACCCACAAAGACCAAGTCTCCAACACAACCAGTACAGCAGACCCTGAATCCAAGGAATCAGTATTGTGAACTAGAGGCCATTCGTCAACACGCGTCCTAGAGGTGGACCAGGGACTTGTTAAAGCACCTAGACATTTGCAGTGCTAACAAGGGCTGGGTGGCTCTTGGAAGTTTTCAGTTACAATCTTTTTTGAAATATGctggcctggggaaggggagggaggtggggtgggCAGAGAAGGGGTGTTGAGAAAGAACACTCGCTTTATAATAGTATTTTGATAATTCCTAGgtatacatgtatatgtgttgcacatgcacacatgtaCATGTATGTGAAAACAATGTCATTGAGGCTTCTGGTTTAACAAGACTTCTGTTAGTAAAGGCTCATGGGTTGGAGACAAACCTAGTATGTGCTTATTGTAGGGAAAAATTAGTAAGCTTACTGTGCTGCTGTTCAAATGGAGATGCAGTCTAGAAACTCCAGAGTGGATGAAAATGTTGCTTAAATTTAGTTTCTGGCCTGGAAACACTTACAGACCATTACTGACGTTACATGAAGCAAcatttttctcccactccccttcctctcctgttCTTTGATCCCTTAAAAACGTCACATATATCCTGAAaactagctttttcttttttaaaaaaatttttgtttcatATCTGAATTAATAGTTTACAGGGTTCCAAACCTTGTTCCATTGCCCCACTGCATTGCAGCTCACAGCAGCTTTCCTGCCTTTTGGTGAGTAACTCCCAAATTTTGGGACCAAACATAGGAGATCATGCAGATCAAGGACGCATTTCCTCTAACCaagctgttaaagaaaaaatCCAGAGGAAACACAAATTTTGTTAGTGTAATCCCTCTGCGGATGAAAAAAATGTAGAGTCTGTTCCAGCATAAATTTGTCTGGAAGAGGCTTGCCTGTGACAACATCAAGAGATCAAGAAGTCAGTTCCCTTCATGAAAACACGCATGCTCCCTTGCTAGCACGCCACATCCTGCTCATGTCTATTTAATGGGTCAGTCCAAACAAGTTAAGTCATATCCCTCTTCCAGCAAAATTGaacaggggggggaaaaatctgAACACACATCATTTGGGAACTGATGACAGGCAAGTCTCAGTGTTGGCTtgaaaggggaggagaagaggtgaGTTTATAACCCCGTGTAGTTCAGTGATCTCTGTGTGTTGGGGTAGCTGCATACCTGTGCCTGCTAGTAGTTTGGTCCTGCTATAAATGTCCTTCTGCCAGCAGCTTACGTTTCGTAATTCTGGGTGGTGCTGGGCCAGGGTAATACTTCGTGGCAGATGGAAACCTTTGCTTGAGGCTGAGCCAAATGCATCTGGATTCTGACTCcaccttttttcctttacaaCATACTTCCTGAATTTgcaccccaaacccaaacaaagtCTGGCAAACTCATTGTGAAGATCCTGTtgatttttcttggctttttggACAGCAAATAGTTACAAAATAACGGCTGTGCATATGCCAAGATTTGCCTGGACTTGTGATGCTTTCCCTTGGCTACTTCAGCAAGATAATTGCATATGGTCAGACCCCACACTGTTAATTCAGCAATATATATTTACACTTAGCTTTGATATAAAATAATGCTAagtctccctttttctttctcctctcttgctTCAGAGGAAGCTATCTTGGAAAGATAACCAGTTGCTGATGTTTATGTTCACGGCACTAGGAAGAGGCAGCTCCAATTtcatagcagcagcagcagccttcatTTGCAAAGCATCCTTCCTGGTAAAGGGACACAATGAATTTTCCAAAAAGACGCTCAGAATGAGATGTGGCTACCTCTGAGGGAAAACACAGTGAGTGCGTCACTCCTGGCTGTTTAATCATGTGCAGCAGGGCTATGCAAACAATTGAGGTAGGAAAGAATTAGTCAGCTCACTGAGAAACTGCAGGTGGAGTTTCTTTTTAACCTGTTTGTTTATAACCACGTCCATGAAATTTGGTCATTCCTTGGCTCATCTTCAAAATGGAAGGAGACAAACAATTCTCTAGGGACATCCTTTGCCcagtatttattatttcatttttagcagATCAAGACCCACTGAAACTTTGCATTTCCTCCCATTAGAATCATCCCAACTCCTTTCAACTCAGGAAATCAAAAGCGCACTTTGTAGCTGACAATGAAAGTCAACAAATATGGGGTGTTTTGAAAAATGGAGTTTTGAAAAAATGGTTCTCAACAAaaccttttgtctttcttttttttttaatcaagtctaagtatttctttgaaaaatctgaaTGCACCAGAACcccaaatattttgatttttaaagcagtataTGGATGTCTTAAGGACGCTGAAAATCATGACTGTTCCCTGTCCTCTCCATGGCACATGCAGCTGGGATCAGGACATGAGAGCATGCAGCACTCAAATGACGTTGCTATGAAGCATCACAGCACCATTCTGGACTAGAACatttctcaatttttatttttttccaccccaaAGCTGTTGTTGCCTACAGGTAAAAGTACTCGCCTGGGCAAGTCCAAAGGCTGTGCTTCCTCGCAGGCAGCACCTTGCCATTGCTGTGTCAATCTTTCTTCCCTTTGGTGCTGCAGCTTGATTGTGCCTTGTCCTTGTAGCAGTGTGCCATAGGCTTTTGGCACATTCTTTCTGACAGCAGATCCCAGGAAATGGTAAATTAAAGTCAATACCTCAGAGTCTTTGTAGTATTTTCCAATAGCAATGCAGAAGCTCAGAGTCTTTGCTGAAGAATGCCTCTCCCAGTCCCCACTAGTGGATTGCCACATTTTGCATCAATGTGAATGTCTAGTCCCATGTAAAGCTTATTAGAGCAGTCAGATTTAAAAAGGTCAAATCATTCTTGTAGCAGGAATTTAACCAAGGAAATCTAACACTCCTTCTGGAAGCAGGTGCCATAGGGTTTATACAAAGCATGAGTATTCGGGTCTTAACCTGCCAGAAATCTGTAATTTTACAGAAGCCCTACTTTTGACTTACAAAGGTGctagttctttttttatttgtgtacAGCAAGAGAGATCCCAGCATTTTCCATGGAAGCAGGCACGCTGGGTAACTACTACTTGTCAGAACATCTTCTTGGTCTTTTCTGTATCATCTGTGTCAGAAAttatatttcttgtttttctgtgatgTTCCCATTCCTCAATGGCTGTGCCGCATCTTCTAGGGCTCTTCACCTGGCTTCGGATTTTTTTCTCAAGTTACAAATGTAAAAGATCCGATATTACACTCTTCTTGGACTGTAAAAATTTGGCACGTTCCAGTAACTGTCCTTGTAGCAACACGAATCCTGATCAAAAGCCTGATGAGATAGAAGGCTTGCCATTTGCTTCAAGTGGTCAAGGTCCTCAGGTAAGGCCactgggagaaaaatgaaagggcTGTTAAAGGATGTGCATTTTAGATGCTGTCTTTGACCTGCAGTGCAATGTGTTACACTGGGAGTTTCCTATTTTGGGTCCCCGTGCAGCCTCACTCCAAGAGGCTCTGAGCTGAGAAGGTGCTCAGCGGCAGCGCAGGTGCAGCCAGTAGTAGCTGCTCTGCTCTCACCCGGGCACTCCACAAATCTGGTGCTGGTGTGGTACTTAACTCCAATGTCTCTTGACCAGACTTATGTTTATGTTCTCCAACGTGACTGTACATTGGAAACCGTTAgtcagttgctttttctttcaagagGAAATAAATTCCATCtagaaaacactatttttctttttggctttagtcttttttttttttttttttggaaggtaCAAATTCTCTCCTTAGGAGAGCAGGCTACAAGCAGCTCATGTCCTACCCTCTAGTACAGCGGCTGCCTTTGGGGAGAAAGGTAGGGGAATATGGAAGAGAAGAGTCTGCAAGTCTTTGGCACGTGCAATCCCATTTTGTCTCTGATGCCATTTATTCTTCCACTTTTAACTTCTCTTTTCAGTGAAGTTTCTTTGACTGTTTTGGACTATCTTTTATTACTTCTTCTCCAGGATTGGCTTCCCACTCCATGCTTTATCCATCACTGCCTGATCTTATCCCATTCCCTGGAACGCCCTATGCTGTTTTGATGTATCAGTGGCTCAGGTATAAATGGGAGAGTGGACGAAGTTTTGAGGGCTCCACGTGGTCCTTGTGAAAGTAGTTTGAATTCTGCCTTGCTCCTGTCCTTAACTCACCAGAGGTTTGTGAGACTTAGTAATTTAAAGAGTTGCTCTGAGAGTACGGAGCAGTATCTGTCTCTCATTCTGCGAAAGGTGCTTGTTCTGTGCTGTGAGATGTGGCTATGGATGCATTAGAAGCTGTAGTGAGCCAGCACTTGGCTGCTATTAggatattttcagtaaaaaaccATTATTCCCAGGAACTGAGCTTTAGCTGAGTCTCAGCTGTTGTGTTGGTAATTGCACTGCAAGATTCAGTAATTGCAAAGGGCTTAAAACCCTTCTGGGGATGGCTCTTGCAATCAGGATGGCTTTTGTGTTGAAAACAGACTAGGGTCAAACCCAGGGCTTCCCCTGCAGGGATGTGACAAACAGGACTGTGTCCTTCGGACATAACAGAAAAGTGGAGCCAGCCAAAGTACCAAATTAGCTGATGAAACAAcctctgctttgtcttttctgGGCAGCCCTGTTACTGCCTGAAGAGGCAGTGTCCTGAGCTGGAGGTGGTGAGAGGTTGGGGGGACAGTATGAGGGGCAGGAACGTTTCATATGTGCTTGCTCTGTTCCTATACTCTTCCCTGGACACTTGCTGTGGCCAGTGCCAGAGATGGCCATGACCCAGTGTCACCATTCTTAGGCTTATTCTCCTGTGGTTCCTCCATATTTTCCAGCAGGAATAATGAAAACTGAGGTGTTAGGCAGTTCTTCTTTCAGTCAAGTCAAAGGCCCTGGAATCTGTGACCACCCTGCCATGTGTTGTAGGTTATGATGTCCTGCAGAGCTTATGAAAGGTATAAACCCACACCTCcttctgcaaatatttgcagtgttGGGCAACAATCCGGACTGAATCTCCACTCTGGTCCTCTGGTGGCACAGCACATTTCTGCAGCCACTGGAAAGCATCCTCCTGTTGGAAATCATCATTTTTAATCCTGACCTTCTCACAAGCAGTGAGCAATGGGCCTCAGGTAGGAAGACAAAAAGACAAACTGTCACCAAAGGAAAAATGTCAAGTCTTCATTGATTCTTAACTGGGCCATGGCAGTTCATAATCACTCGCAGACCCGCCTGTAATGACTGATCCTGTGACTGATGAACAGCACGGAATTAGGCAGGTCACATAAATCCTCTGCCTGTGCTTCCTTTTCTGTAAATTAAGTTTACAGATACTTACCTGTCTCTCACAGGCAACAGTGTGGAGGATAGTGAGTCGTAGTGTTTGGAAAGCATTCTTAAGACACAGAGCACTAAATCTTAAATAACAATGAACTTTTCAAAAATCAGAAAGGAATCAAATAATTAAAGCAAGCATCATGAAGTCAGGAGTTGCACTGTGCTAGAGTCTGAATGACTGTGTGACAGAAAGGAGATCCAGTGTATGCGTTCGCTGGGCTAACTCTGGGGAAGCAGGGGAGCTACTGTCAGTGGGAGttgcatttcaaaatgcagatGTGATTTATTCAAGGTGGGCAGAGTGCCCTCTTACATCTGCCTCCTTCCATCTCCACCTGGGACGCCCATGAAAACTTAGGTTCTGGTAAAATAACAGACCTCACCATGGATTTGATGTCTAAATTAGAAGTCTTGACAGCTTTGCTTTTGTCTAGTTTCAATGaaagaaagagcttttcaactgaaaaaaCAAGTTATCTTGGCAGTACGGGCAAAAAggtggagaaaaagaaggaagagctggagaatTGCATGGCAGCATCACAGAGGACAGGGTAAGCAAGTGGATAAAGAACCTAAGACACTGAAAGAAGcatcttttcctgtgttttggtACAGATAGCATCAAAAAGTCCACAGGCATTTGTCCGGCATGTAGCAGAGAGGTTGCAAATCCGTGCCCGCTGCCTGGCCAGCATTTGCAGGGAGAGGCAGACGCTGAGTGCTGTTTTCTGAAGCGCGCCGTCACTGGGCAACAATGCAGCGTGTCAGCGTGGAGCTCTGATAAGCTGCTCCTGGCTGCTAGCCATGACCACAGAGAAATAGCGGTACAGTTCTGGATCAGGGATTGACCCACATTCCTCCTTGCAGGATAGCTGGGACAAATGCTCCTCAGATAAATGGCATGGTAGCCATTATTCTTCGAGGACAAAGACGA
This window encodes:
- the SLC1A4 gene encoding neutral amino acid transporter A produces the protein MAAAAEGKAGNGHAEGPAAAAAEERGGAGGLRGCRGFLRRNALVLLTVSGVVAGVALGAAVRRASLGPAQVAYLAFPGELLLRMLRMVILPLVVCSLVSGAASLDTRSLGRLGGIALAYFLGTTLLASGLAVALGFIIRPGAGASALNDPRLGLSGDVPTSKETVDSFLDLIRNLFPANLVAAAFRTYATEYKMLLRNTTSGNVTWEKIPVGTEIEGMNILGLVLFALVLGVALKKLGQEGEDLIRFFNSFNEATMVLVSWIMWYVPIGIMFLVGSKIVEMEDIVLLVTSLGKYIFASILGHFIHGGIILPLIYFAATRQNPYRFLLGLITPFATAFATCSSSATLPSMIKCIEENNGVDKRISRFILPIGATVNMDGAAVFQCMAAVFIAQLNNVDLNPGQIFTILVTATASSVGAAGIPAGGVLTIAIILEAIGLPTNDLSLILAVDWIVDRTTTVVNVEGDALGAGILNYLNEKEKKEKEQELKEVNVEAVANSKSEEETSPLVTHKDQVSNTTSTADPESKESVL